From a region of the Banduia mediterranea genome:
- a CDS encoding TRZ/ATZ family hydrolase produces MQDVDLLIVPRWIVPVEPHLTVHEDHALVVDGGRIVDLLPADFARQAYRARETLELPNQVVLPGLVNTHTHAAMTLLRGLADDLPLMNWLQDHIWPAEGRHASAAFCRAGVALAAAEMLKGGITCFADQYFFPESTVEVLREASMRALVGVPVLEFPTPWAQNAQGYISRAVDVIEANRTHPLLGFAFAPHAPYTVGDPALERIAMLSHEMDVPIHMHVHETAFEVEDAVAQHGERPFARLKRLGLLSREFMAVHMTQLNDQEIEDCATFGVSIAHCPESNLKLASGFCPVSKLLDAGVNVSIGTDGAASNNDLDLIGEMRTAALLAKGVSGNAAAFPAAQALRAATLGGARALGLEERIGSLERGKAADFIAIDMDQIDSVPMYDLISQTVYATGRDRVTHSYVAGRALMRGRELQTLDESAIKAEARQWQQRIIKGLQA; encoded by the coding sequence ATGCAAGACGTCGATCTACTGATCGTTCCGCGTTGGATCGTTCCCGTGGAGCCGCATCTGACGGTCCACGAGGATCATGCGCTGGTGGTCGACGGTGGCCGTATCGTCGACTTGCTGCCGGCCGATTTCGCGCGCCAGGCCTATCGCGCACGCGAAACCCTGGAGCTACCGAATCAGGTTGTTCTGCCGGGTCTGGTCAACACCCATACCCATGCGGCGATGACGCTGCTGCGCGGACTCGCCGACGACCTGCCGCTGATGAACTGGTTGCAGGATCACATCTGGCCGGCCGAGGGCCGTCACGCTTCCGCCGCGTTCTGCCGCGCCGGTGTGGCGCTCGCGGCCGCGGAGATGCTCAAGGGCGGCATCACCTGTTTCGCGGATCAGTACTTCTTTCCTGAAAGCACGGTGGAGGTGTTGCGCGAGGCCTCGATGCGCGCGCTGGTCGGCGTGCCGGTGCTGGAATTCCCCACGCCCTGGGCGCAGAACGCACAGGGCTACATCAGCCGCGCCGTGGACGTGATCGAGGCCAATCGCACGCATCCGCTGCTGGGCTTCGCGTTCGCGCCGCACGCGCCCTACACCGTGGGCGATCCCGCGCTGGAACGCATCGCCATGCTGTCGCACGAAATGGACGTGCCGATTCACATGCATGTCCATGAGACCGCCTTCGAGGTCGAGGACGCGGTGGCGCAGCACGGTGAACGGCCGTTCGCGCGCCTCAAGCGCCTGGGCCTGTTGTCACGCGAGTTCATGGCCGTGCACATGACCCAGCTCAACGATCAGGAGATCGAAGACTGCGCGACCTTCGGCGTGTCGATCGCGCACTGCCCCGAATCCAATCTCAAGCTCGCCAGCGGCTTCTGCCCGGTGAGCAAGCTGCTGGACGCTGGCGTCAATGTCTCGATCGGCACCGACGGCGCCGCCAGCAACAACGATCTGGACCTGATCGGCGAAATGCGCACCGCAGCGCTGCTGGCCAAGGGTGTCTCCGGCAACGCCGCCGCCTTTCCGGCGGCGCAGGCCCTGCGCGCGGCCACGCTGGGCGGTGCCCGCGCCCTGGGTCTGGAAGAACGGATCGGCAGCCTGGAACGGGGCAAGGCGGCCGATTTCATCGCCATCGACATGGACCAGATCGACAGTGTGCCGATGTACGATCTGATCTCCCAGACCGTCTACGCCACCGGCCGCGACCGCGTCACCCACAGCTATGTCGCCGGCCGTGCCTTGATGCGCGGACGCGAGCTGCAGACGCTGGATGAATCCGCCATCAAGGCCGAGGCACGCCAATGGCAGCAACGCATCATCAAAGGACTCCAGGCATGA
- the mtnA gene encoding S-methyl-5-thioribose-1-phosphate isomerase translates to MSSDTSSQSLATGTTVQPMIWSSGGLRLLDQRRLPQATEWLDCNSAAAVAEAIRSMAVRGAPAIGIAAAFGIVIDAQAGRDYAAAETVLLQSRPTAVNLHWALGRMRGVFDAGGGAGRLEAEAQAILVEDVTQNRRIGEFGAALLPQGARVLTHCNTGALATGGHGTALGIVRSAHAEGRVERVYATETRPWLQGARLTAWELVQEGIPSTLIADGAAASLMARGMIDAVIVGADRIAANGDTANKIGTYMLACCAARHEIPFYVAAPSGTFDLNTDSGAQIPIEERVGEELLHLAGQRTAAIGIEALNPVFDVTPAALIAAIVCEKGVIRPVGRSGVERVLGLS, encoded by the coding sequence ATGTCCAGCGATACCTCATCGCAATCGTTGGCGACCGGCACGACCGTGCAACCGATGATCTGGAGCAGCGGCGGCCTGCGGCTGCTCGATCAGCGCCGGCTGCCGCAGGCCACAGAATGGCTCGACTGCAACAGCGCCGCAGCAGTGGCCGAGGCGATCCGGAGCATGGCGGTGCGCGGCGCACCGGCGATCGGCATCGCCGCCGCGTTCGGCATTGTGATCGACGCGCAGGCCGGGCGCGATTACGCCGCAGCCGAGACGGTACTGCTGCAGTCACGGCCGACGGCGGTGAATCTGCATTGGGCGCTGGGCCGAATGCGCGGCGTTTTCGATGCCGGCGGCGGTGCCGGACGGCTGGAGGCCGAGGCGCAGGCGATACTCGTCGAGGACGTGACCCAGAACCGCCGCATCGGCGAGTTCGGCGCGGCCTTGCTGCCACAAGGTGCGCGGGTGCTGACGCACTGCAATACCGGGGCGCTCGCCACCGGAGGACATGGCACGGCTTTGGGCATCGTGCGCAGCGCACATGCGGAGGGGCGGGTGGAACGGGTCTATGCCACCGAGACGCGCCCCTGGCTGCAAGGCGCGCGGTTGACCGCCTGGGAACTGGTCCAGGAAGGGATTCCGAGCACCCTGATCGCTGATGGCGCCGCCGCTTCGCTGATGGCGCGCGGCATGATCGATGCAGTGATTGTCGGGGCCGACCGTATCGCCGCCAACGGCGACACCGCCAACAAGATCGGCACCTACATGCTGGCCTGCTGCGCCGCGCGTCACGAGATTCCGTTCTACGTCGCCGCGCCCAGTGGTACTTTCGACCTGAATACCGATAGCGGCGCGCAGATTCCGATCGAGGAGCGGGTCGGCGAGGAACTGCTGCACCTGGCCGGGCAGCGCACCGCCGCGATCGGCATCGAAGCGCTCAATCCGGTGTTCGATGTCACTCCGGCGGCGCTGATTGCGGCCATCGTCTGTGAAAAAGGCGTGATCCGGCCGGTCGGCCGATCCGGCGTGGAACGCGTATTGGGCCTGAGTTGA
- a CDS encoding CTP synthase yields MPDAPQTRYVFVTGGVVSSLGKGIASASLAAILESRGLKVHMLKLDPYINVDAGTMSPFQHGEVFVTQDGAETDLDLGHYERFLRGKTTRASNVTTGQVYRNVIEKERRGDYLGSTVQVIPHITDEIQHCIEVGAQGADICMVEIGGTVGDIESLPFLESIRQMGTRLGRKRAMYMHLTLVPYIKSSGEMKTKPTQHSAKELRSIGIQPDILICRTDRPLPESERRKISLFTNVAPNAVISSIDLDDIYKIPSWLHQQQLDDLVVEHFGIEARRADLSQWDRVVASRDEQDVEVEIAMVGKYVDLTDAYKSLNEALNHAGRHTGTRVRIRYVEAEAIERQGGEHVLQGADAVLVPGGFGERGIEGKIAACRYARENRIPYLGICLGMQVAVIEYARNMCGFEGAHSTEMDPNTPHPVIALVTEWHDAASGKIHLRDFASYKGGTMRLGQQSARLQAGTKAREMYNAEIIGERHRHRYEFNNAYREPLEKAGLVISGETVEDQLVEMVELADHPWFLGCQFHPEFTSTPRDGHPLFSGFIRAARQHHEAHRANAI; encoded by the coding sequence ATGCCAGACGCTCCCCAAACGCGCTACGTGTTCGTTACCGGGGGCGTGGTGTCTTCCTTGGGTAAAGGCATCGCGTCCGCTTCACTCGCTGCAATTCTCGAATCGCGCGGGCTCAAGGTCCATATGTTGAAACTGGACCCCTATATCAACGTTGATGCGGGCACCATGAGCCCGTTTCAGCACGGAGAGGTGTTCGTCACCCAGGACGGCGCCGAAACCGATCTCGATCTTGGCCACTACGAACGCTTCCTGCGCGGCAAGACCACGCGGGCCAGCAATGTCACGACGGGTCAGGTCTACCGCAATGTGATCGAGAAGGAGCGCCGCGGCGACTATCTGGGCTCGACGGTCCAGGTGATCCCGCACATCACCGACGAAATCCAGCACTGCATCGAAGTGGGCGCGCAGGGCGCGGACATCTGCATGGTCGAGATCGGCGGCACCGTCGGCGATATCGAATCGCTGCCGTTCCTGGAGTCGATCCGCCAGATGGGCACGCGGCTCGGGCGCAAGCGCGCGATGTACATGCACCTCACGCTGGTGCCGTACATCAAGTCGTCAGGTGAGATGAAGACCAAGCCGACCCAGCATTCGGCCAAGGAACTGCGCTCGATCGGCATCCAGCCGGATATCCTGATCTGCCGTACCGACCGGCCGCTGCCGGAATCGGAACGCCGCAAGATCTCGCTGTTCACCAATGTGGCACCGAACGCGGTGATCTCATCGATCGATCTCGACGACATCTACAAGATCCCGTCCTGGCTGCACCAGCAGCAGCTCGATGATCTGGTGGTCGAACATTTCGGCATCGAAGCGCGCCGCGCCGACCTGTCGCAGTGGGACCGCGTGGTGGCCTCGCGCGACGAGCAGGATGTCGAGGTTGAGATTGCGATGGTCGGCAAGTACGTCGACCTCACCGATGCCTACAAGTCACTCAACGAAGCGCTCAATCATGCCGGCCGCCATACCGGCACGCGTGTGCGGATTCGCTACGTGGAGGCCGAGGCGATCGAGCGCCAGGGTGGCGAGCATGTGCTGCAGGGCGCCGACGCCGTGCTGGTGCCCGGCGGCTTTGGCGAGCGCGGTATCGAGGGCAAGATCGCGGCCTGTCGTTATGCGCGCGAGAACAGGATTCCGTATCTCGGCATCTGTCTTGGCATGCAGGTCGCTGTCATCGAATACGCGCGAAACATGTGCGGATTCGAAGGTGCGCATAGCACGGAAATGGACCCCAATACACCGCATCCGGTGATCGCACTGGTCACCGAATGGCATGACGCCGCCTCCGGCAAGATCCATCTGCGCGACTTTGCCTCGTACAAGGGCGGCACGATGCGTCTCGGGCAGCAGAGCGCCCGTCTTCAGGCCGGCACCAAGGCGCGCGAGATGTACAACGCCGAGATCATCGGCGAGCGTCATCGCCACCGCTACGAGTTCAACAATGCCTACCGGGAGCCGCTGGAAAAGGCCGGTTTGGTCATTTCCGGCGAGACGGTCGAAGACCAGCTCGTGGAAATGGTCGAGCTTGCCGATCACCCCTGGTTCCTGGGCTGCCAGTTCCATCCGGAATTCACCTCGACGCCGCGTGACGGCCACCCGCTGTTCTCCGGGTTTATCCGTGCCGCGCGTCAACATCACGAGGCGCATCGGGCGAACGCAATATGA
- the kdsA gene encoding 3-deoxy-8-phosphooctulonate synthase encodes MKLLGRDIGIDQPLFLIAGPDTLESEDLALEVASHIKPIADRLGILYVFKGSFDKANRTSHTSYRGPGIEEGLRIMERVKSEVGVPVLTDVHEDTPVDELAAVIDVIQTPAFLCRQTNFMQKWAKSGRPINVKKGQFMSPWEMAKVIDKMTAVAEHNFALCERGFSFGYNNLVVDMRGLSIMNKFAPVVFDCTHSVQLPGGQGGSSGGQREFIPVLARAAVGAGVSGLFMETHPKPDEALCDGPNSLPLSRIEELLETLVALDRVVKSVPLLEKKFA; translated from the coding sequence ATGAAGCTGCTCGGACGAGACATCGGTATCGACCAGCCGCTGTTCCTGATCGCGGGGCCGGATACGCTGGAGTCCGAGGATCTGGCGCTGGAAGTGGCCAGCCACATCAAGCCGATCGCCGATCGACTGGGCATTCTGTACGTGTTCAAGGGTTCGTTCGACAAGGCCAATCGCACTTCGCATACCTCCTATCGCGGCCCTGGAATCGAAGAAGGGCTGCGCATCATGGAGCGCGTGAAGTCGGAGGTGGGTGTACCGGTGTTGACCGATGTGCATGAGGACACGCCGGTTGATGAACTCGCGGCCGTCATCGACGTGATCCAGACGCCGGCCTTCCTATGCCGGCAGACCAATTTCATGCAGAAGTGGGCGAAAAGCGGGCGACCGATCAACGTCAAGAAAGGCCAGTTCATGTCGCCCTGGGAGATGGCCAAGGTCATCGACAAGATGACGGCGGTTGCCGAGCACAACTTCGCTTTGTGCGAGCGCGGCTTTTCGTTCGGCTACAACAATCTCGTCGTGGACATGCGCGGGCTGTCGATCATGAACAAGTTTGCGCCGGTGGTCTTCGATTGCACGCACTCGGTGCAGTTGCCGGGCGGGCAGGGCGGCTCCAGTGGCGGCCAGCGGGAGTTCATTCCGGTGCTGGCGCGTGCCGCGGTCGGTGCTGGCGTATCTGGTCTGTTCATGGAAACGCATCCCAAGCCTGACGAAGCCCTGTGTGACGGTCCCAATTCCTTGCCGTTGTCGCGGATCGAGGAGCTGCTTGAGACCCTGGTGGCGCTGGATCGCGTCGTGAAGTCGGTGCCGCTGCTTGAGAAGAAATTCGCTTGA